GGGCTGGATGGAGACAGGGGCGGGCACCGGACGCGGGACCGGAGCGCGAGCGGAGGACGCGGCAGGCGGGGAGGGACCCCAGGACGGCACTCGGCGGCCGTACGACGTCGTGCTCTTCGGGGCGACGGGTTTCGTGGGCGGGCTCACCGCGGAGTACCTGGCCGAGCACGCCCCCGCGGAGTGCCGCTGGGCGCTCGCGGGGCGCAACCGCACCGGGCTCGCGGCCCTGCGCGAGCGGCTCGCCGCCCGGTGGCCGCACTGCGCGGAGCTGCCGCTGGTCGTCGCCGACGCCGACGATCCGGACTCGCTGCGCGCACTCGCCGAGTCCGCCCGGGTCGTGGCGACGACCGTCGGCCCCTACGTCTGGTACGGGGAGGGTCTGGTCGCCGCCTGCGCGGAGGCCGGGACGGACTGTGTGGACCTCACCGGCGAGGCCGAGTTCGTGGACCGGATGTACGTACGGCACGACGCGCGCGCCCGTGAGACCGGGGCCCGGATCGTGCACGCCTGCGGCTTCGACTCCGTCCCGCACGACCTGGGCGCGTACTTCACCGTCCAGCAGCTCCCGGAGGGCGTACCGCTCCGCGTCGACGGTTTCGTGCGGGTCGGGGCCGCCTTCTCCGGCGGTACCTTCGCGTCGGCGCTGACCGCGCTCGGCCGGGGCCGGCACGTCCTGGGCGCGGCCCGCGAGCGGCGGCTGCACGCACCGAGGCTGGTGGGGCGGCGGGCCCGCGCGCCGCTGGGCAGCCCCCGGTTCAGCCGGGAGACGGGCACCTGGGCCCTGCCGCTGCCGACGCTCGACCCGCAGGTGGTGGCCCGCTCGGCCGCCGCCCTCGACCGGTACGGGCCGGACTTCCGTTACCGCCACTACGCCTCCGTGAAGACGCTCCCGATGGCCCTGGGCGGCACGGCGGCCGTCGGCGCGGGCGCGGCGGCTGCTCAACTCCCTTCGGTACGGCGATGGCTGATGGAGCGTTACCAGCCGGGCCAGGGCCCGTCGGAGGAGCGCCGGGCCCGTAGCTGGTTCTCGGTGCGGTTCGTCGGCGAGGGCGGTGGGCGCCGGGTGTTCACCGAGGTGTGGGGCGGCGACCCGGGGTACGACGAGACGGCCAAGATGCTCGCCGAGTCGGCGCTCTGTCTGGCCTTCGACGCGCTGCCGAAGACGGCGGGCCAGGTGACGACGGCGGTCGCGATGGGCGACGCGCTGATCGAGCGGCTTCGCGCGGCGGGCATCGGCTTCCGGGTGGCGCACCGGGGCTGATCCGCGCGGCGGATCGGGGCGGGCCCGGCGGGTCCGTGCGGGCCCGAGAGACCGGAGCAGGCGGGGCCGGCCTCAGAACCGTACGAGGCGGAAGGGGTGGCCGGCCGGGTCGGCGTAGACGCGCCAGGCCGGGTCGCCGCCCCCGCCGTCGAGCGGGGTGGCCCCGAGTTCGAGGACGGCCTCCTCCGCGGCGGCCAGGTCCTCGACCCGCACGTCGAGGTGGAACTGCTGCTCGGGCGCGCCCCAGACGGGCGGCCGGTGGTCGGCCACGTCCTGGAAGGCGAGGACCGGGCCGGCGGCACCGCGCAGGATGGCGGATCCCTCGCCGACTGCCAACCGGGGGTCGGGGCTCTCTACCTCGCCGCCGATCAACCGCTGGTAGAACAGGGCGAGTTCCCGCGCGTCCGGGCAGTCGAGGACGACGCACCGCAGCCGCCCGATCATGCCAGGACCCAGTCGGCGACGACGTACTGCATGCCGTGCTCCGCGGAACGCGGCGGAACGGAAAGGGGTGTTGTCATGGGGGCCACTGTGCCGGGCGGGAGAGCGGCGCGGTATCCGTACGCGTACTCAGGTATCCCCTAGTGCTTCCCTGAGTGCCCTGCGGCAGAGGGAGTCGGCGTGGCGGGTGGTCTCGGGGATGCGGTAGCGCGGCGCGAGGCGGAGCGTGTGGGCGCAGGCGCGGTCGAGGTCGACCCGGTGGCCGACGGAGACGAAGACCGGCTTCACCCCGGCCTGGGTCCGCAGGGCCCGGCCCACCTCCTCGCCTTCGGCGAGCAGGGAGCTGAACCCCCCGCGTTCCACGCCGGGTTGCTCGTAGGTGAAGGTGAAGGGGTTCTTGGCGACGCCGATGGACGGCCGTCCGGTCAGCACCCCGAGATGGCTCGCGAGCCCGAAGCGGCGGGGATGGGCGAGGCCGTATCCGTCGCAGACGAGCAGGCCGGGGTCCGCGGTCAGGGCGTCGAGCGCGGCGAGCACGGTCGGGATCTCGCGGAAGGCGAGGAGCCCGGGGACGTAGGGGAAGGAGACGCAGCCGACCGCCGTGGCCTCCTCGACCACGTCGAGGGTCCGGGCGTCGAGGACGACGGCCGCGGCGGCGACGAGATCGCGCTCGTCGTCGTAGGCCACGTCGAGCCCCGTGACGTGGCCTTCGCCGACGGCCGGCCCCGGTTCGTCGAGCACGATCCGCCCGCGCAGCTCCCGCTGGACGTCCCGCGCGGCGTCCTCGTCGGCGGGCCAGCCCGCCGGAATACCGATGATCGTCATAGTGCGAGCCACCCTACGACCCCGGTTCCGAGGGCTGGAACGCCTCGTCGGCGTCCGCCGGGTGCCCGGTAGCCTGGCGGTCATGTTCGTACTGGAATTGACCTACACCGCGCCCGTCGAGCGGGCGGACGCCCTGCTCGACGCGCACGTCGAATGGCTGGACGCGCAGTACGCCGCCGGCGTGTTCCTCGCCTCGGGGCGGAAGAACCCGCGCGACGGCGGCGTGATCCTGGCCGCCGGGGTCGGCCGCGCGGAGATCGAGGCGATCGCTGCGGCCGACCCGTTCAGCGCCGAGGGCGTGTGCGCGTACCGGATCACGGAGTTCTACGCGACCAAGACGGTCGAGGGACTCGCCCCGTACCGGGAGCAGCTGCCCTCCTGAACCTGGCTCAGTGGCGTCCGGTGCGGGCGATCCGGCCCTTCTCGCCGGAGGCCCAGCACGACCCGTCGTCCGTGCAGTCCACCGTGTCGTACGAGCCGGTGTCGATCGTGCGCCAGGTGCGGCCGGCGTCGGTCGTCAGGTCCGTGCCGGTCGGGCCGACGGCGAGCGCGGCCGACCTGCTGTGCGGGAGCCAGGCGACGCCGGAGCGGTAGGCAGGCGGCGGCGCGTCCGAGGCGTGCCAGGTGCGGCCTCCGTCCCTGGTGACCGCGGCGGCCCGCGGGGACGGCTGGTCCTTGCGGTAGTCACCGCCGACGGCGATGCCGTGCGTACGGTCGCGGAAGGCGAGGCCGAAGACGCCCCGGGCGGGGTCCCCGGCCGGGATCGGCGTGGCGGTGGCCGTCCAGGTCAGCCCCCGGTCGGCGGAGTGGAGCACGCGGGCCGTGGCGCCGCCGCCCGTCGCGAGCCACACGTCCCGGGGTCCGGAGGACACCAGGCACTGGCCGCTCGCCGCGAAGCCGGCCTCGCCGGGGAGCGCGTCCGGCATCCCGGCGCTCGGCAGCACGCGCCAGGTCCGGCCGCCGTCGCCGGTGGAGAGGATGCGGTACTTCCCGTCGACTGGGTCGCTCATGGCGAGTCCGTGCCGCCGGTCGAAGAAGGTGACGCAGTCGTAGAAGGCGCGCGGGTCGGTGTTCCGGAAGGACTCGGTCCAGGTGGCGCCGCCGTCCTCGGTGCGCAGCAGGCGGGAGGCCTCGCCCTCCCCGATGGCGAGGACGACGGCCCGGCGGGCGTCGAACGCCTCCACGTCGCGGAATTCGAGCTCTCCCGCGCCGGGCGGTGAGACGTCTCGCCAGCTCCGGCCGCCGTCCGTCGTGCGCAGCACCGTGCCTTTGGAGCCCGCGGCCCAGGCGGTCCTCCGGTCGACCGCCGCGAGCCCGCGGAAGCGGGCGTCGGTGCCGGTCGGTGTCAGCCGCCAGCCGGCCGCGGCCGTGGGGGTGTCCCCGGCCTTCCCGGCTTCCCGGGCTTCCCCGGCCGCTCCCCCGGCCCCGGCGCGCGCCGGGGCCGCCAGGCTCAGCGCGAGCGCCGCCCCGATCAGCCCCACCGACATCATTCGTCTCGTCTTCCCCATGGACGTCATGGCGCCGGAAGCTAGTGCCCCGGGGCGGTCCCCGTCCAGGGTGCCTCCCGGGTGCGCCCCGGGTGCGCCCCGCGCTGGGCGTTCCTAGGCTGAGTGGCATGAGCGACCGTCCGGGCGAGCGTGCCCCGACCGAGGAGAAGCCGAAGCTCAAGGAGTACGAGGGCGAGGGCATCACCGTCACTTTCGAGCCACGGCGCTGTCTGCACGCGGCCGAGTGCGTGCACGGCCTGCCCGAGGTCTTCGACCTGTCCCGGCGCCCGTGGGTGCTGCCCGACGCCGCCGAGCCCGGCCTGGTCGCCGAGGTGATCCGCCGCTGCCCCTCGGGCGCGCTCCAGTACCACCACCACCCGGCGGAGGCCGCCGTCGCCGAGCCCCCCGACTCCCCCACCACCGTGCGCCGCACCCCTTCCGGCCAGCTCGTTCTGCGCGGGGACCTGCTCGTGACCGGCCCGCACGGGGACCGGCACGAGACCCGGGTGATGCTGTGCGGCTGCGGTGCCTCCGCGAACCAGCCGTACTGCGACCACTCCGGCCCCTGCGCCGAGCCGGACGACGACGTCGCCGATCAGCGCTGACCCTCGACCGCGTCCGTCCGGTGACGCAGGTCACGTGGTCACCGAGTGCACGTTCCGGCCGTGCCGCTCGTCTTCCCTGGTGTGAGGTGCCCTGGTGTCGGGGAGACGCACAGGATCCGAAACCCGCGCGAGAGGAGCCGGTCTTGCCCGCCGTCATCGAGCAGTCCGTCCAGGCCCGTCTGGTCGCATCCGTGCCCCGGATGGAGACGGTCCCCGCCACCCTGCGGTACGACCGGGAGGACCCGTACGCCGTCAGCATGGCCTTCCCGCCTCCGGCGACCCTGGAGGGCGTCGAGGTCTCCTGGGCCTTCGCCCGTGAGCTGCTCGTCCAGGGCGTCGAGCGCCCGGCGGGGGTCGGTGACGTCCGGCTGCGCCCGTACGGGTACGACCGCACGGTGGTCGAGTTCCACGCCCCTGAGGGGGTCGCGATGGTGCACGTCAGGACCTCGGAGCTGCGCCTCTTCCTGGAGCGCTCGGAGCACCTGGTGCCGGCCGGACGCGAGCACCAGTACCTGAACTGGGACCAGGACCTGGCGGAGCTGCTGCGCGAGCGCCCGTAGAGCGTGCGCCATGAATCGGGCGCCCGTAAGCCGAGCGCCCGTAAACCGAGCGCCCGTAAATCGTTTGCCCCCGCCCGATCGGGGTCGTACGGTCGTACCTGACCTTGTCGTCACTTGATCGGAGAAGGACGTTGCTCGTCTGAGGTTGCGAGACACCGCGCCGCGCGTGCCCCTTGTGCCGCGTGTGCCGTTCTCGACCTCGGCGTACGAGCCGTTCTTTCCACAGCCCGCGCCCCGGTGTCTCTCGCGTCGCCCATTCACGCCCGCGCTCGCGCAACCGGGAGGCCTCCATGGCGCATCACCCCACGTTCATCACCTGTTCCTCGCTCTCCTTCTCCTGGCCCGACGGCACCGAGGTCCTCGACGACTTCCGCCTCACGGTCGGCCCCGGCCGCACCGGGCTCGTCGGGCTCAACGGCTCCGGCAAGTCGACCCTCCTGAAACTCCTCGCGGGAGAGCTCACCCCGGCCTCCGGCGCGATCCGGGTCACGGGCGAGCTCGGCTACCTGCCGCAGAACCTCGTCCTGGACACCTCGCGGCGGGTCGACGAGATCCTCGGTATCGCGGGGAAGCGCGCCGCGCTGCACGCCATCGAGGCGGGCGACCCCGCCGAGGAGCACTTCACCGCCCTCGCCGACGACTGGGACGTCGAGGAGCGGGCCCGCGCCACCCTCGATCAGCTGGGGCTCACCGCCGTCGGCCTCGACCGGACCGTCGGCGAGGTCTCGGGCGGCGAGTCCGTCCTGCTGCGCCTCGCGGCGCTGCTGCTCGCCCGGCCCGACGTGCTGCTGCTCGACGAGCCGACGAACAATCTGGACCTGCACGCCCGCGCCCGTCTGTACGAAGCGGTGGAGGGCTGGTCCGGGGTCCTGGTCGTGGTCAGCCACGACCGTGAACTCCTGGAGCGCGTCGACCAGATCGCCGATCTCCGGGACGGCGAGGTCACCTGGTACGGCGGCCCCTGGTCCGCGTACGAGACGGCACTCGCCGCGGAACAGGACGCCGCGGAGCGGATGGTGCGGGTCGCCGAAGCCGACGTACAGCGCCAGAAGCGCGAACTGGGCGAAGCCCAGACGAAGTTGGCGCGCCGCAAGCGGTTCGCGCAGAAGAGTTACGAGAACAAGGTCGTACCGAAGATCGTGGCGAACGGCCGCAAGAGCGATGCCCAGGTCGCGGCGGGGAAGCACCGCACCCTGC
The sequence above is a segment of the Streptomyces sp. NBC_01255 genome. Coding sequences within it:
- a CDS encoding saccharopine dehydrogenase family protein codes for the protein METGAGTGRGTGARAEDAAGGEGPQDGTRRPYDVVLFGATGFVGGLTAEYLAEHAPAECRWALAGRNRTGLAALRERLAARWPHCAELPLVVADADDPDSLRALAESARVVATTVGPYVWYGEGLVAACAEAGTDCVDLTGEAEFVDRMYVRHDARARETGARIVHACGFDSVPHDLGAYFTVQQLPEGVPLRVDGFVRVGAAFSGGTFASALTALGRGRHVLGAARERRLHAPRLVGRRARAPLGSPRFSRETGTWALPLPTLDPQVVARSAAALDRYGPDFRYRHYASVKTLPMALGGTAAVGAGAAAAQLPSVRRWLMERYQPGQGPSEERRARSWFSVRFVGEGGGRRVFTEVWGGDPGYDETAKMLAESALCLAFDALPKTAGQVTTAVAMGDALIERLRAAGIGFRVAHRG
- a CDS encoding VOC family protein → MIGRLRCVVLDCPDARELALFYQRLIGGEVESPDPRLAVGEGSAILRGAAGPVLAFQDVADHRPPVWGAPEQQFHLDVRVEDLAAAEEAVLELGATPLDGGGGDPAWRVYADPAGHPFRLVRF
- a CDS encoding endonuclease V yields the protein MTIIGIPAGWPADEDAARDVQRELRGRIVLDEPGPAVGEGHVTGLDVAYDDERDLVAAAAVVLDARTLDVVEEATAVGCVSFPYVPGLLAFREIPTVLAALDALTADPGLLVCDGYGLAHPRRFGLASHLGVLTGRPSIGVAKNPFTFTYEQPGVERGGFSSLLAEGEEVGRALRTQAGVKPVFVSVGHRVDLDRACAHTLRLAPRYRIPETTRHADSLCRRALREALGDT
- a CDS encoding YciI family protein yields the protein MFVLELTYTAPVERADALLDAHVEWLDAQYAAGVFLASGRKNPRDGGVILAAGVGRAEIEAIAAADPFSAEGVCAYRITEFYATKTVEGLAPYREQLPS
- a CDS encoding WD40/YVTN/BNR-like repeat-containing protein, encoding MTSMGKTRRMMSVGLIGAALALSLAAPARAGAGGAAGEAREAGKAGDTPTAAAGWRLTPTGTDARFRGLAAVDRRTAWAAGSKGTVLRTTDGGRSWRDVSPPGAGELEFRDVEAFDARRAVVLAIGEGEASRLLRTEDGGATWTESFRNTDPRAFYDCVTFFDRRHGLAMSDPVDGKYRILSTGDGGRTWRVLPSAGMPDALPGEAGFAASGQCLVSSGPRDVWLATGGGATARVLHSADRGLTWTATATPIPAGDPARGVFGLAFRDRTHGIAVGGDYRKDQPSPRAAAVTRDGGRTWHASDAPPPAYRSGVAWLPHSRSAALAVGPTGTDLTTDAGRTWRTIDTGSYDTVDCTDDGSCWASGEKGRIARTGRH
- a CDS encoding (4Fe-4S)-binding protein, yielding MSDRPGERAPTEEKPKLKEYEGEGITVTFEPRRCLHAAECVHGLPEVFDLSRRPWVLPDAAEPGLVAEVIRRCPSGALQYHHHPAEAAVAEPPDSPTTVRRTPSGQLVLRGDLLVTGPHGDRHETRVMLCGCGASANQPYCDHSGPCAEPDDDVADQR
- a CDS encoding SsgA family sporulation/cell division regulator — its product is MPAVIEQSVQARLVASVPRMETVPATLRYDREDPYAVSMAFPPPATLEGVEVSWAFARELLVQGVERPAGVGDVRLRPYGYDRTVVEFHAPEGVAMVHVRTSELRLFLERSEHLVPAGREHQYLNWDQDLAELLRERP
- a CDS encoding ABC-F family ATP-binding cassette domain-containing protein, which produces MAHHPTFITCSSLSFSWPDGTEVLDDFRLTVGPGRTGLVGLNGSGKSTLLKLLAGELTPASGAIRVTGELGYLPQNLVLDTSRRVDEILGIAGKRAALHAIEAGDPAEEHFTALADDWDVEERARATLDQLGLTAVGLDRTVGEVSGGESVLLRLAALLLARPDVLLLDEPTNNLDLHARARLYEAVEGWSGVLVVVSHDRELLERVDQIADLRDGEVTWYGGPWSAYETALAAEQDAAERMVRVAEADVQRQKRELGEAQTKLARRKRFAQKSYENKVVPKIVANGRKSDAQVAAGKHRTLHTERLSEAKERLDAAVEAVRDDDEIRVELPRTSVPPGREVLFLRDLELRYGARVDGEFALRGPERIALVGRNGAGKTTLLRTIAGEVEPLSGEADARVPLRFLPQRLDVLDDGLSVVENVARFAPTATGNAIRARLARFLFRGARADQPVGTLSGGERFRATLAALLLAEPAPQLLMLDEPTNNLDMGSVRKLTAALDAYEGALIVASHDVTFLESLGITRWLLLDGELRPTTAEEVRGVTSRH